One part of the Helicobacter cetorum MIT 99-5656 genome encodes these proteins:
- the valS gene encoding valine--tRNA ligase, producing MKQETNTYQPKEIEKEIYEICSHRGYFEINGNKEIQEKDKPFCLMMPPPNVTGVLHIGHALTLSLQDILTRYKRMDGYKTLYQPGLDHAGIATQNVVEKQLLAEGIKKEDLGREKFIEKVWEWKEKSGGAILEQMKHLGVSAAFSRTRFTMDKGLQRAVKVAFLKWYEKGLITQDNYMVNWCTKDGALSDIEVEYEEHKGALYNIKYYLENQKDYLVVATTRPETLFGDSAVMVNPNDERYKHLVGQNVVLPLVNRIIPIIADEHVEMEFGTGCVKVTPGHDFNDYEVGKRHNLELIKIFDEKGILNAYCGEFENLERLEARERIVEKLKECELLEKIEEYNHQVGHCYRCHNVVEPYVSKQWFVKPEIAKNSIEKIQKGLAKFYPPNWINNYNAWMRELRPWCISRQLFWGHQIPVFTCENNHQFVSVDTPLVCPTCKSEKLEQDKDVLDTWFSSGLWAFSTLGWGQEKSNLFNENDLKDFYPNTALITGFDILFFWVARMLFCSESLLGELPFKDIYLHALVRDEKGEKMSKSKGNVIDPLEMIEKYGADSLRFTLANLCATGRDIKLSTTHLENNKNFANKLFNAVSFLKLKKESFKDRECLNEYATPLGRYAKSRLNLVTKEVRNALDNYRFNDATTLLYRFLWGEFCDWFIEFSKVENESIDELGSVLKEGLKLLHPFMPFISEFLYHKLSNTELENTRSIMVLPYPKDLERDEKLEHEFEVIKDSIVSLRRLKVMLEVPPIVLKEASVELREKLENLNRLENYAQKLAKLEKVSVVTSKPLKSVSDVGELCQTHANLENLDVSPLILRLKKQLEKLEKEKLKLNLHNENFVKNAPKNVLEKAQENLKTLLEKESKIKQELDLLEQTKG from the coding sequence ATGAAACAAGAAACAAATACCTATCAACCAAAAGAGATAGAAAAAGAGATTTATGAAATTTGCTCTCATAGGGGATATTTTGAAATCAATGGTAATAAAGAGATTCAAGAAAAAGACAAGCCTTTTTGCTTGATGATGCCCCCCCCTAATGTTACAGGTGTCTTACACATAGGGCATGCGCTCACCCTAAGCTTACAAGATATACTAACTCGCTATAAGCGTATGGATGGTTACAAAACTTTGTATCAGCCTGGGCTTGATCATGCAGGCATTGCCACTCAAAATGTCGTAGAAAAGCAACTTCTAGCAGAAGGCATTAAAAAAGAAGATTTAGGGCGTGAAAAGTTTATAGAAAAAGTTTGGGAGTGGAAAGAAAAAAGCGGGGGAGCGATTTTGGAGCAAATGAAGCACTTAGGCGTGAGTGCGGCGTTTTCTAGGACTCGTTTCACTATGGATAAAGGTTTACAAAGAGCGGTAAAAGTGGCGTTTTTGAAATGGTATGAAAAAGGTCTCATTACTCAAGATAATTACATGGTGAATTGGTGCACTAAAGATGGGGCGTTGAGTGATATTGAAGTGGAGTATGAAGAGCATAAGGGGGCTTTGTATAACATTAAATACTATTTAGAAAATCAAAAAGATTATTTAGTGGTGGCTACCACACGCCCTGAAACTCTATTTGGCGATAGTGCGGTTATGGTAAATCCAAATGATGAGAGATACAAGCATTTAGTAGGACAAAATGTAGTCTTGCCCTTAGTTAATCGCATTATTCCTATTATTGCTGATGAGCATGTGGAAATGGAGTTTGGCACAGGGTGTGTGAAAGTTACCCCAGGTCATGATTTTAACGATTATGAAGTTGGCAAACGCCATAATTTAGAACTAATCAAAATCTTTGATGAAAAGGGCATTTTAAATGCGTATTGTGGGGAGTTTGAAAATTTAGAGCGTTTAGAGGCTAGAGAAAGGATAGTAGAGAAATTAAAAGAATGCGAATTATTAGAAAAGATAGAAGAGTATAACCACCAAGTGGGGCATTGCTATCGTTGTCATAATGTGGTAGAGCCTTATGTGTCTAAGCAATGGTTTGTTAAACCAGAAATCGCTAAAAACTCTATTGAAAAAATTCAAAAAGGTTTAGCCAAATTCTACCCCCCTAATTGGATAAATAACTATAACGCTTGGATGAGAGAATTACGCCCATGGTGTATTAGTAGGCAGTTATTCTGGGGTCATCAAATACCGGTTTTTACTTGTGAGAATAACCATCAATTTGTGAGTGTGGATACTCCTTTAGTTTGTCCTACTTGTAAGAGTGAAAAACTAGAGCAAGATAAAGATGTGCTAGATACTTGGTTTAGCTCAGGGCTATGGGCGTTTTCTACTCTTGGGTGGGGTCAAGAAAAAAGCAATTTATTTAATGAAAATGACTTGAAAGATTTCTATCCTAATACAGCGCTTATCACAGGGTTTGACATACTCTTTTTTTGGGTGGCTAGAATGCTTTTTTGTAGCGAATCGCTTTTAGGCGAACTACCTTTCAAAGATATTTATTTGCACGCCCTTGTTAGAGATGAAAAGGGCGAAAAAATGAGTAAGTCTAAGGGTAATGTGATAGACCCCTTAGAGATGATAGAAAAATATGGCGCGGATAGCTTGCGTTTCACTTTAGCGAATCTGTGTGCGACCGGAAGAGACATTAAACTTTCTACTACGCATTTAGAAAATAACAAGAATTTTGCTAACAAGCTTTTTAATGCAGTGAGTTTCTTAAAGCTTAAAAAAGAGTCTTTTAAAGACAGAGAGTGCTTGAATGAATATGCTACGCCTTTAGGGCGTTATGCGAAATCTCGCTTAAATTTGGTTACAAAAGAAGTGCGTAACGCCTTAGATAATTATCGTTTTAATGACGCTACGACTTTGTTATACCGCTTTTTGTGGGGGGAATTTTGCGATTGGTTCATTGAATTTTCTAAGGTGGAAAATGAATCTATTGATGAATTAGGGAGCGTGTTAAAAGAGGGCTTAAAACTTTTACACCCTTTCATGCCTTTTATTAGCGAATTTTTATACCATAAGCTAAGTAATACCGAATTAGAAAATACTCGCTCTATTATGGTGTTGCCTTATCCTAAAGATTTAGAGCGAGATGAAAAATTAGAACATGAATTTGAAGTGATTAAAGATAGCATTGTGTCTTTAAGGCGTTTGAAAGTCATGCTAGAAGTGCCACCGATTGTTTTAAAAGAAGCGAGCGTGGAATTAAGAGAGAAGTTAGAAAACCTAAATCGTTTAGAAAACTACGCTCAAAAATTAGCCAAGTTAGAAAAGGTGAGCGTAGTAACTTCTAAGCCCTTAAAAAGTGTGAGTGATGTGGGGGAATTGTGTCAAACGCATGCGAATTTAGAAAACCTTGATGTAAGCCCTTTGATACTTCGCTTAAAAAAGCAACTAGAAAAATTAGAAAAAGAAAAGCTAAAGCTTAATTTACACAATGAAAATTTTGTGAAAAATGCCCCTAAAAATGTGCTAGAAAAAGCACAAGAAAATTTAAAAACGCTTTTAGAAAAAGAAAGTAAAATCAAGCAAGAATTAGATTTACTAGAACAAACGAAAGGATAG
- the trmD gene encoding tRNA (guanosine(37)-N1)-methyltransferase TrmD, giving the protein MKFSVFTLFPQLVLPYFQGSILKRALEKNLFELEVLNLRDFSTNKHKKVDYTLIGGGAGQILDPEMIENALNSIKTPKHTIFLNAVGKPFKQIDAFRLAKKEHVVLVCGRYEGFDERSIELMADEVFSLGDFILTGGELGALCLIDSITRQIQGVLGNAHSLENESFENDFLEAPNFANAAFKSKEINKIPAPSEYSKGNHARITQLKFDLSKLRTKFHRLDLFNRHKS; this is encoded by the coding sequence GTGAAATTTAGTGTTTTCACGCTTTTTCCACAGCTGGTGTTACCCTATTTTCAAGGCTCTATTTTAAAAAGAGCATTAGAAAAAAATCTATTTGAATTAGAAGTATTAAATCTAAGAGATTTTAGTACTAATAAACATAAAAAAGTTGATTACACGCTTATTGGTGGGGGTGCAGGGCAAATTTTAGACCCTGAAATGATAGAAAACGCACTTAATTCTATCAAAACCCCCAAGCACACGATTTTTTTAAACGCTGTAGGAAAGCCTTTTAAACAAATTGACGCTTTTCGTTTAGCTAAAAAAGAGCATGTGGTTTTGGTGTGTGGGCGTTATGAAGGCTTTGATGAACGCTCTATTGAGCTTATGGCTGATGAAGTTTTTTCTCTAGGAGATTTTATTCTAACAGGCGGAGAACTTGGAGCGTTATGTTTGATAGATAGTATTACACGCCAAATTCAAGGGGTTTTAGGAAACGCTCATTCTTTAGAAAATGAGAGTTTTGAGAATGATTTTTTAGAAGCTCCTAATTTTGCTAATGCGGCTTTCAAATCAAAAGAAATCAATAAAATCCCTGCGCCTTCAGAATATTCTAAAGGAAATCATGCTAGAATAACGCAATTGAAGTTTGATTTGTCAAAATTAAGGACGAAGTTCCACCGCCTAGATTTATTCAATCGGCACAAATCGTAG
- the rplS gene encoding 50S ribosomal protein L19, with amino-acid sequence MKNRYIQQFEDAQLKGKTMPQFKAGDTLRLGITIKEGEKTRTQYFEGVCIAIRGNGVDRTFCVRKMGANNIGVEKIFPFYSESLASVEVLRIGRVRRAKLYYLRDRRGKAARIKEVRK; translated from the coding sequence ATGAAAAATCGCTATATTCAGCAATTTGAGGACGCTCAGTTAAAGGGCAAGACAATGCCACAATTCAAAGCGGGCGATACTTTAAGACTTGGTATCACCATTAAAGAAGGTGAGAAAACTAGAACGCAATATTTTGAAGGGGTGTGTATTGCTATTAGGGGTAATGGCGTGGATAGGACTTTTTGTGTGCGTAAAATGGGGGCTAACAATATCGGCGTGGAGAAAATTTTCCCTTTTTACAGTGAGAGTTTGGCGAGTGTTGAGGTGTTACGCATTGGTAGAGTGCGTCGTGCGAAGCTTTATTACTTGCGTGATAGAAGGGGTAAAGCGGCTAGAATTAAGGAAGTGCGTAAGTAG
- the ffh gene encoding signal recognition particle protein — MFQALSDGFKNALNKIRFQDDEKALDRALDELKKTLLRNDVHHKVARELLKKVESQTKTNGIGKQQFLDALEKSLLEILSTKGSSGFTFANTPPTVVLMAGLQGSGKTTTSAKLAHYLKTKNKKVLLCACDLQRLAAVEQLKVLGEQVGVEVFYEENKSVQEIAQNALKRAKEAQFDVLIVDSAGRLAIDKELMNELKEVKEILNPHEVLYVADALSGQDGVKSANTFNEEIGVSGVVLSKFDSDSKGGIALGVTYQLGLPLRFIGSGEKIPDLDVFVPERIVGRLMGAGDIVSLAEKTASVLNPNEAKDLSKKLKKGQFTFNDFLNQIEKVKKLGSMSSLISMIPGLGNMASALKDTDLENSLEIKKIKAMVNSMTKKEQENPDILNGSRRKRIALGSGLEVSEINRIIKRFDQASKMAKRLTNKKGISDLMNLMSQAKNQMPPMR; from the coding sequence ATGTTTCAAGCATTAAGTGATGGGTTTAAAAATGCGTTAAATAAAATCCGCTTTCAAGATGATGAAAAGGCACTTGATAGGGCGTTAGATGAATTGAAAAAAACGCTTTTAAGAAACGATGTGCATCATAAAGTCGCTAGAGAGCTATTAAAAAAGGTAGAATCTCAAACTAAGACTAATGGCATTGGCAAGCAACAATTTTTAGACGCTTTAGAAAAAAGCCTGTTAGAGATTTTAAGCACCAAAGGTAGTAGTGGCTTTACTTTTGCTAACACGCCCCCAACCGTTGTTTTAATGGCGGGCTTACAAGGAAGTGGTAAGACAACTACCAGCGCAAAACTTGCCCACTACCTAAAAACTAAGAATAAAAAAGTGCTTTTATGTGCGTGTGATTTGCAACGCTTAGCTGCTGTGGAGCAATTAAAGGTTTTGGGCGAACAGGTGGGCGTAGAAGTCTTTTATGAAGAGAATAAAAGTGTTCAAGAAATCGCACAAAACGCTTTAAAAAGAGCCAAAGAGGCGCAATTTGATGTGCTGATTGTGGATAGTGCGGGGCGTTTAGCCATTGATAAAGAGCTTATGAATGAGTTAAAAGAAGTTAAAGAAATCTTAAACCCCCATGAAGTATTGTATGTTGCAGACGCACTAAGCGGGCAAGATGGCGTGAAAAGTGCTAATACTTTTAATGAAGAAATTGGCGTTAGTGGGGTGGTTTTAAGCAAGTTTGATAGCGATTCTAAGGGGGGTATTGCACTAGGTGTTACTTATCAATTAGGCTTACCCTTACGCTTTATTGGAAGCGGAGAAAAAATCCCTGATTTAGATGTGTTTGTGCCTGAAAGAATTGTGGGGCGTTTAATGGGGGCTGGAGATATAGTCTCACTAGCTGAAAAAACCGCAAGCGTTCTAAACCCTAATGAAGCGAAAGATTTGAGTAAAAAGCTCAAAAAAGGGCAATTCACTTTCAATGACTTTTTAAATCAAATTGAAAAAGTTAAAAAATTAGGCTCTATGAGTTCATTAATCTCTATGATTCCGGGATTAGGAAATATGGCAAGCGCTTTAAAAGACACGGATTTAGAAAATTCCTTAGAAATTAAAAAAATCAAAGCTATGGTTAATTCTATGACTAAAAAAGAACAAGAAAATCCAGATATTTTAAATGGTAGTAGAAGAAAGAGAATCGCTCTAGGCTCTGGATTAGAAGTGTCTGAAATCAATCGCATTATCAAACGATTTGACCAAGCGAGCAAAATGGCAAAACGCCTAACGAATAAAAAAGGCATTAGCGACTTGATGAATTTAATGAGCCAAGCCAAAAATCAAATGCCCCCTATGCGTTAG
- a CDS encoding DMT family transporter, with protein sequence MNNVTNTRISPMTYVIFLLGILFLSFTAPWQKMSNFDPATGAFLRCLGGALCLLPFAFIEAKSKGWLNKKGVWLSILAGLVLGIDFTAWNYSIFFVGSGIASILLNIQVIILPALAFMIDKERIPLSYYILAPIMLAGVILAGGALEHGIVDPNGPQEVFGMSIMAVGTICGLTSGCCYGVYLFASRRAGRINQGQIVQPIMIASFAQLVAPLIWAYVITGNGFDIATGVMVETAQSLDIGEMIRGLREMRLPKDEIEQLTSITHAVTAGDPINGVSWFWMFIECVLGQACAWTFAQYGSVKLNPTLGAGLLILSPVATVAIIAPFLFGETLSALQIFGVVVALLAVAYQNGLLKAIFSSKR encoded by the coding sequence ATGAATAATGTTACAAATACACGCATAAGCCCAATGACTTATGTGATTTTTCTTTTAGGTATTTTATTTTTATCTTTCACAGCCCCTTGGCAAAAGATGTCTAATTTTGACCCCGCCACAGGAGCGTTTTTGCGTTGCTTGGGTGGGGCGTTATGTTTGTTGCCCTTTGCTTTTATAGAGGCAAAAAGTAAGGGTTGGTTGAATAAGAAAGGCGTTTGGCTTTCTATTTTAGCGGGACTTGTTTTAGGGATTGACTTTACTGCATGGAATTATTCTATCTTTTTTGTAGGCTCTGGAATTGCTTCTATTTTGTTAAATATCCAAGTGATTATTTTGCCTGCATTGGCGTTTATGATAGATAAAGAGCGTATTCCTTTAAGCTATTATATTTTGGCTCCTATCATGTTGGCAGGGGTGATTTTAGCAGGCGGAGCTTTAGAGCATGGCATAGTAGATCCTAATGGACCTCAAGAAGTCTTTGGTATGAGTATTATGGCGGTAGGCACGATTTGTGGTTTGACTTCAGGTTGTTGTTATGGGGTGTATTTGTTTGCTAGTAGAAGAGCTGGAAGAATCAATCAAGGTCAAATTGTCCAGCCCATTATGATTGCATCTTTTGCACAGCTTGTAGCTCCTTTAATTTGGGCGTATGTCATTACCGGAAATGGTTTTGATATAGCAACCGGCGTTATGGTAGAGACTGCTCAAAGCTTGGATATTGGCGAAATGATAAGAGGTTTAAGAGAAATGCGCTTGCCTAAAGATGAAATTGAGCAATTAACTAGCATTACACATGCCGTTACTGCGGGCGACCCCATTAATGGCGTGAGTTGGTTTTGGATGTTTATAGAGTGTGTTCTAGGTCAAGCATGTGCATGGACTTTTGCTCAATATGGTAGTGTGAAATTGAATCCGACTTTAGGGGCGGGATTACTCATTTTAAGCCCTGTAGCTACTGTGGCAATTATTGCTCCATTCTTGTTTGGCGAGACCTTATCTGCCTTACAAATCTTTGGTGTGGTTGTGGCACTCCTAGCTGTAGCCTATCAAAATGGTTTGTTAAAGGCCATTTTTTCCAGCAAACGCTAG
- the rimM gene encoding ribosome maturation factor RimM (Essential for efficient processing of 16S rRNA), producing the protein MLLVGKIGKSVGLKGGLKLHLESDFPECLKKGVKVSVASLNALSHASSFKDYIIHSYEHAKNLLFLENIETPEMARELTNLGLFMSKTESKKLCILKENEFFYCDLVGAEIIEEEEILGKVAEIQRIAQIDYFIVETTPNLVKKGLAKTFLIPYNDRYIQKVLVKEKQILSCNAKMLLKAS; encoded by the coding sequence ATGCTCTTAGTCGGTAAAATTGGTAAAAGCGTGGGACTTAAGGGGGGATTGAAACTCCACTTAGAAAGTGATTTTCCTGAGTGCTTGAAAAAGGGTGTTAAGGTTAGTGTCGCTTCCTTGAATGCCTTGTCTCACGCTTCTTCTTTTAAGGATTATATTATCCATTCTTATGAACATGCTAAAAACTTGTTATTCTTAGAAAATATAGAAACGCCTGAAATGGCTAGAGAGCTTACTAACTTGGGGCTTTTTATGAGTAAAACAGAGAGCAAGAAGCTCTGTATTTTGAAAGAAAATGAGTTTTTTTATTGTGATTTAGTGGGTGCTGAAATCATTGAAGAAGAAGAGATTTTGGGTAAAGTAGCAGAAATCCAAAGAATCGCTCAAATTGATTATTTTATTGTAGAAACAACACCCAACTTGGTTAAAAAGGGCTTAGCTAAAACCTTTTTAATCCCCTATAACGACAGATACATTCAAAAGGTGCTTGTGAAAGAGAAGCAAATTCTAAGTTGTAACGCTAAAATGCTTTTAAAGGCTAGTTAG
- a CDS encoding KH domain-containing protein — MHELDSLKTPFSQAECKDYSHCVATFLEKYLKKVVRFPQVLSVEHTLLEDKVKQIAIYTHPLDMGHVIGKEGKMVSAIKAFVSGVKAKDGFSYKIVVFASKNPYVLGEENL; from the coding sequence ATGCACGAATTGGATTCTCTCAAAACACCTTTTTCTCAAGCTGAATGCAAGGATTATTCGCATTGCGTGGCGACTTTTTTAGAAAAGTATTTGAAGAAGGTCGTGCGTTTCCCCCAAGTTTTGAGCGTAGAGCATACGCTTTTAGAAGATAAAGTCAAGCAAATCGCTATTTATACCCACCCCTTGGACATGGGGCATGTGATTGGTAAAGAAGGAAAGATGGTGAGTGCGATTAAAGCGTTTGTCTCGGGGGTCAAGGCCAAAGATGGATTTTCTTATAAAATTGTCGTTTTTGCGAGTAAGAACCCTTATGTTTTAGGCGAAGAAAACCTTTGA
- a CDS encoding type IA DNA topoisomerase, with amino-acid sequence MYSNCVFIIESPNKIYKLKELIGSSFVFATGGHFVELVNIEVNKGFNPVFEIKKSPDKKKDKSVHINHMINQCKERIVYIATDPDREGYGIGYKFYEKIKNLAKTIYRVEFFEITKSGVEKGLNNAVLFSQSNLNLYYSWLGRIVNDQFIGFTLTPYLRKGIKNFEVSAGRVQTPALSILVELDRKIKAFEQKSVDEKLSYSIEAIVDLLGSQIPIALIEENKKKVFDTKEQAQNFLNDLKDNLNPLAFLDTMEQIDKEKAPPKPFTTSKLLKDGARVLGMGVKQIQDYAQKLFEAGLITYIRTDSEALSKEYLQEHKEFFESVYPSVYEYREYKAGKNSQAEAHEAIRITHPHRYEDLKQVCLEHQITDIDALKVYTLIFFNTICSQSKNAIYENTTLNLKIKTHNFKGSFSKLKFKGFKEIKDLEEEKNDEEEIQSGIDFSSLQLKTQMPIVNFCIKEIKAKAPSPYTESTFITMMETYGIGRPSTYASIFETLTSKGYIALEGKNRKITPTALGKSIISFFENDIQTRWVTISKVDDSFTKELEESLDYIVKDGA; translated from the coding sequence ATGTATAGCAACTGCGTATTTATCATAGAAAGCCCTAATAAAATCTACAAACTCAAAGAATTAATAGGAAGTTCATTTGTTTTTGCGACAGGGGGGCATTTTGTAGAGTTGGTTAATATTGAAGTGAATAAAGGGTTTAACCCAGTTTTTGAAATCAAAAAAAGCCCTGATAAGAAAAAGGATAAATCCGTTCATATTAACCATATGATAAATCAATGTAAGGAAAGAATAGTCTATATCGCCACAGACCCTGATAGAGAAGGGTATGGCATAGGCTATAAGTTTTATGAAAAAATTAAAAATCTAGCTAAAACAATCTATCGTGTGGAGTTTTTTGAGATTACAAAAAGCGGTGTAGAAAAAGGCTTGAATAACGCTGTGTTATTCTCTCAAAGCAATCTCAATCTTTATTATAGTTGGTTGGGTAGGATTGTAAACGACCAATTCATAGGTTTTACTTTAACGCCTTATTTACGCAAAGGTATTAAAAATTTTGAAGTAAGTGCTGGTAGAGTGCAAACCCCTGCTCTTTCTATTCTAGTAGAGCTAGACAGAAAAATAAAAGCTTTTGAGCAAAAAAGCGTTGATGAAAAATTAAGTTATAGCATAGAAGCTATTGTTGATTTATTAGGCTCTCAAATCCCTATTGCTCTAATAGAAGAAAATAAAAAGAAAGTGTTTGACACCAAAGAACAAGCTCAAAACTTTTTAAATGATTTAAAAGACAATCTCAATCCCTTAGCTTTTTTAGACACAATGGAACAAATTGACAAAGAAAAAGCTCCGCCCAAACCTTTCACTACTTCTAAGCTTTTAAAAGATGGGGCTAGAGTTTTAGGAATGGGAGTAAAACAAATCCAAGATTACGCTCAAAAACTCTTTGAAGCTGGGTTAATCACTTATATTCGCACTGATAGTGAAGCCTTAAGCAAAGAATATTTACAGGAGCATAAAGAGTTTTTTGAGAGCGTTTATCCTAGTGTGTATGAATACAGAGAATACAAGGCTGGTAAAAACTCACAAGCGGAAGCCCACGAAGCTATCCGCATTACACACCCCCATAGATATGAAGACCTAAAGCAAGTCTGCTTAGAACATCAAATCACAGATATTGATGCCTTAAAAGTTTATACGCTTATCTTTTTTAATACGATTTGCTCGCAAAGTAAAAACGCTATCTATGAGAACACGACTTTAAACCTTAAGATAAAAACGCATAACTTTAAAGGTAGTTTTAGCAAACTCAAATTTAAAGGCTTTAAAGAAATTAAAGACTTAGAAGAAGAAAAAAACGATGAAGAAGAAATACAAAGCGGTATTGATTTTTCAAGCCTACAATTAAAAACCCAAATGCCTATTGTGAATTTTTGTATCAAAGAGATTAAAGCCAAAGCCCCAAGCCCTTATACAGAAAGCACCTTTATTACCATGATGGAAACCTATGGCATAGGGAGACCTAGCACTTATGCTAGTATTTTTGAGACCCTAACAAGTAAAGGCTACATTGCCCTAGAAGGCAAGAACAGAAAAATCACGCCCACAGCTCTTGGTAAAAGTATCATAAGTTTTTTTGAAAATGATATTCAAACACGATGGGTAACTATTTCAAAAGTAGATGATAGCTTCACCAAAGAACTAGAAGAAAGCTTAGACTATATCGTTAAAGATGGAGCTTAA
- the rpsP gene encoding 30S ribosomal protein S16: MTVIRLTRIGRKKKPFYRVVVTDSRKRRDGGWIESIGYYNPLSEPKDIKIDMERLNYWKGVGAKMSERVEKLSQKA; the protein is encoded by the coding sequence ATGACAGTCATTAGACTCACTCGCATTGGAAGAAAGAAAAAGCCTTTTTACAGAGTGGTAGTAACCGATTCTAGAAAACGAAGAGATGGGGGCTGGATTGAATCTATTGGGTATTACAATCCTTTAAGCGAGCCTAAGGATATTAAGATTGATATGGAGCGTTTGAATTATTGGAAAGGTGTTGGGGCTAAAATGAGTGAGAGAGTAGAAAAGCTTTCTCAAAAAGCCTAA